A region of Macaca thibetana thibetana isolate TM-01 chromosome 20, ASM2454274v1, whole genome shotgun sequence DNA encodes the following proteins:
- the BFAR gene encoding bifunctional apoptosis regulator isoform X3: MSRMQRKMGRFPKSQYSPQVVLLVYHWSSRESEHDLLVHKAVAKWTAEEVVLWLEQLGPWASLYRERFLSERVNGRLLLTLTEEEFSKTPYTIENSSHRRAILMELERVKALGMKPPQNLWEYKAVNPGRSLFLLYALKSSPRLGLLYLYLFDYTDTFLPFIHTICPLQEDSSGEDIVTKLLDLKEPTWKQWREFLVKYSFLPYQLIAEFAWDWLEVHYWTSRFLIINAMLLSVLELFSFWRIWSRSELKTVPQRMWSHFWKVSTQGLFVAMFWPLIPQFVCNCLFYWALYFNPIINIDLVVKELRRLETQVL; encoded by the exons GTGGTCCTGCTCGTCTATCACTGGAGCAGCAGGGAATCTGAACACGACCTCCTGGTCCACAAGGCTGTGGCCAAATGGACGGCGGAAGAAGTTGTCCtctggctggagcagctgggccCTTGGGCCTCTCTTTACAGGGAAAGGTTTTTATCTGAACGAGTAAATGGAAG GTTGCTTTTAACTTTGACAGAGGAAGAATTTTCCAAGACGCCATATACCATAGAAAACAGCAGCCACAGGAGAGCCATCCTCATGGAGCTAGAACGTGTCAAAGCATTAGGCATGAAGCCCccccagaatctctgggaataTAAG GCTGTGAACCCAGGCAGGTCTCTGTTCTTGCTGTACGCCCTCAAGAGCTCCCCCAGGCTGGGTCTGCTCTACCTGTACTTGTTTGACTACACTGACACCTTCCTACCCTTCATCCACACCATCTGCCCTCTGCAAGAAGACAGCTCTGGGGAGGACATCGTCACCAAGCTTCTG GATCTTAAGGAGCCTACGTGGAAGCAGTGGAGAGAGTTCCTGGTCAAATACTCCTTCCTTCCATACCAGCTGATTGCCGAGTTTGCTTGGGACTGGCTGGAGGTCCATTACTGGACATCACGGTTTCTCATCATCAATGCTATGTTACTCTCAGTTCTGGAATTATTCTCCTTTTGGAGAATCTGGTCAAGAAGTGAACTGAA GACTGTGCCTCAGAGGATGTGGAGCCACTTCTGGAAAGTATCAACGCAGGGGCTTTTTGTGGCCATGTTCTGGCCCCTCATCCCTCAGTTTGTTTGCAACTGTTTGTTTTACTGGGCCCTGTACTTTAACCCAATTATTAACATTGATCTTGTGGTCAAGGAACTCCGGCGGCTGGAAACCCAGGTGTTGTGA